GGTTCGTGTCTTGGCGGTCGGTAACAGTTTTACTGGGAACGCGACTCGCTTCCTGGAGCCGCTCGCGAAAGCGTCGGGACATGATCTGAGCGTTCAACGGCTGATCATTGGAGGATCGCCACTGGAACTGCACGCCGCGAAAGCCAAAGCGTTTGCCGCCGACCCGAACAATCCTAAGGGGCGTTACTCAAATGGCAAGAGTCTGCAGGAGGCGTTGCAGTCGGAAGACTTCGACTTCGTCACCATCCAACAAGTCAGTATCAAGAGTCATGACATCCGCACCTATCGGCCTTACGCGTCGGAGTTGGCTGATGTGATTCGGCGGTATTCTCCGGGTTCGCAGTTACTAGTGCATCAGACCTGGGCTTACCGCAGCGACGATCCTCGCTTCCATGGTTCGGGCAAGCGGTCTGGGAAATCGTTGCCGACCAGCGAGCCGGCGGATCAGGCGGCGATGTACCACGGTTTAACCGATGCGTACCGAACCATCACCAAGGAGTTAGGGGCGAAGCGAATTCCTGTGGGTGACGCATTCTTCTTTGCCGATACCGACAAGCAGTTTGGGTTTCGTGGGGAAAAGAATGTTGACCCGCAAGCGTTCACTGCGCCGGCTTTGCCCGCTAGCAAGTATTCGCTGCACGCTGGTTGGCATTGGTCAGGTGCGAATGGTGATCGTCAGTTGCGAATGGATGGGCACCACGCCAATCAGGCGGGTGAGTATTTGGGGGCATGTGTGTGGTACGAATGTTTGCTGGGCGAAAGCGTCGTAGGGAATTCGTTTCATCCCGCTGGCATGGATGCTGAATACGCCCGGTTCTTACAGCTGACCGCCCATCGTGCCGTTTCCGAAGCGGATGATGCTCCGAAGGCGATAGACAGTACGGATAACGCAAGAGTTTCGGGCGATCCCAATCCGCAGCGTTACCGGTTGACTGCTCGGGCGAGCGAGTTGGATGATCGTGTGAAGTCGCATCCGGAGATTGGTTTTCTGATTGAAAAGGCGGGCAAGCCGGAGGATGTTCAGCATGCATCGGTGGACACGACGGTGCCGCTGCAGGGCAAGCTGGTGATTTGGTTGATGGCCCACAATTCGGCGTTGTTCGAGCGACTCAATGGATATGGCTTGCACGCGATCCAGGTCAGTTACGCGAAGCAGTGGTTTGGGAAGCTATGTCAGCCGAAGCCGCGTGATGCGTATGCTCGCGGGAACGTGCGGTTGGAAGCTGCCACGGGGCTCGACTTCAGTGACGAGCTGGATCTGACGGTGCCGGACGGGGCGGCGGAGCGGACCCGTCAAATGATCTTGTGGCTATCGAAGGAGAATCCGCAGGGTGAGTGGTCACAGTTTTTAAGTGACGACGGGAAGCGGGTTCGATGGGACAAGGTCATCGTGGCGGGCAGTTCCCACGGCAGCACGACGGCGGCTCGTTTTGCCAAGCATCAACGCGTCGATCGTGTCGTGATGTTGTGCGGCCCTCGTGACCAGGATCAGGACTGGCAAGCGTTGCGGCCGGCGACGCCGGCGAACCGGTTCTTCGGCTTCAGTCACGTGCTGGATGGCGGTTGGACGGGGGATCACTATTGTCGGTCGTGGGAGATGCTGGGCTTGCATCAGTACGGGCCGATTGTCAGCGTCGATGACACGGAGCCTCCTTACGAGAACAGCCGGCGATTGATCTCGTCGGCCGACGTGGGTGGGAATCCAGGGAAGGCTCATTCGGCAGTGACGCCGGGTAAGGCGTCGCCTAAAAACGAGCAAGGCGAATTTCTGTATGAGCCTGTTTGGCGGTACCTGTTCAACCATCCGGTTGATCAGGTCGGTGAAGCGACAACCGAAGACGAGGGTTGCTTGCGTGAACACGTTACCTATTGAGGAATCGTCTCGAAATCCGAGTGGTAGGTGGGTTCGCCAGAGTTCAAGTGGAGCGGTGTTTCCTCTCGCTGTTCCCGAAGTCTGGTGACATCGGCTACAACAACCTCGGTGTGAGTTGCTAGGTCTACGTCATCCTCGATCTTTTTGTGTCACATGAGTGCGACAGTCTTCCATCTCGAAATGCTTGATCGCGACTCCTTTGAACCTGTGGCGATGCCCGCGGGTTGGACGATGTCGGTGGTGCATCCGGCGCAACCTAGTTTGAATCTCCGCTTCTATCGCGATGTGGGTGGTCACTGGAACTGGACGGACCGATTGGCATGGTCGGATGAGCTTTGGAGGGACTATGTGAATCGCGAGGCGTTGCGAACTTGGGTTGGTCGATTGGATGGCGAGGCGGTGGGCTACTTCGAGCTAGAGGCTCAGGAATCGGGGAATGTCGAAATCGCAATTTTCGGATTGCTGCCCAACTTCATTGGCCGCGGTCTGGGGGCCGTGTTGCTATCCGCGGCCATCGAAGCGGCGTGGGCGATTCCAGGTACACGGCGAGTGTGGGTGCACACCTGCACCGACGACCATGAGCACGCCTTAGCCAACTATCAAAAACGGGGCTTCCGGTTGTTTCAGACTGATGCTTCGCCGCCCAAGTAGTTCATCAAGTTTGATGTAAGCTGGCGAAACCGACCGATGGCGTCTTTTGCACAGACAACGATGCTCAAGTAGAGAATCACTCGTCCCTAGAACTTTGCCACTTGGCGCCTTCGCATGCTGGAAATCGTTCTCGACAAGCAAAACGATCTCGCAATCGATAATGAAAAAGCGACTCGATAGGCGGGGGCACCGAACGATGCAATGGTGCTGAGCAGGTTGGCACCCAAGCAAAATCAGGCCTGCGCCCCCTGATTCCCGGAAGGCCAACCTAAATGAGACCGCGTTGCCGGATTAGCCGCGGTTGCGACGACGTCGTCGGGCAATCAGGCAGAGGCTGCCCACGCCTAGCAGAGCGAAGGAGGCGGGTTCTGGGACGGCCACGGCGTCCACGGCGTTGATCTGGAAGTTGTCCAGGTACATCGCGTTGCCGGAATCAGCATCGAACTTATCGTCTCGCGATGCGCTCGAGATCTGAAACTCGATTGTTTGTGAGCCGTCAGTGAAATCGGTCGCCTCGAAGCTGGAGCCGCTGGCGGTCATATCATCACCAAGGTTGAGCGTGATGGTGTTGTAGGTGTTGGTGTAGGTCACAATTGAACTAAACTCGGCGCCGTTCAATTTCACCTTGAAGTTTGCATCGACATCAGTGCCGGCAAGTCCGTCTGCACGGATGTCAAAGCTAACCAGGTAGTCGCTGGCATTGTTGGAAACGGCGTTGCCGGCCTGAAAGGTACCGGTGGGGAGGTTGTAGAAGATTTTGGCTTGGTTCCCCGTGCCCGCGCCACTGAAGTCGAAGCCGTGAGTCGATGCGCTGGTCCCACCCACTCCATCACTGTTCTCGTTGATTCCGTAGTTGAGCGTCTTCACGGCTGGTGAAACGACAGAGGTGTCTGCTTGGCCGTAGGTAGAGCCGAGTGCGTCGAAGTCCATGAGGGAGTAGACTGGTGCGGCGACTGCAGACAGCGAGCCAGCGATCATGAAGAGAGAGGCGAGTAGGGGTCTGAACATGACAATCTTCCAAAAAAAAGGGGCAGGCTTCTTTGTTTTGGACAGCCCCTCCGAACTGCTGTGGTTTTGCAACTCGGTGGATCCGTGGTGCCTAGCATCTTTCGAGACGTTGAGAGATGGGGAGCACTGAACCGATAACGTTTGACATACTAATCACCAATTTCGTTAATCTCGTCTTACATGCATCAAACGGTGTTCGATGAGCCTGCTGTTGACTTCGGACTTTGATTGTTGGAATCGGGTGACTCGCTCAAAGGAGCGAGCTCGTTGGAGTCTTAGTGATTCGTTTTGTGCGCAGATGTAATACAGGATTTGCGTGGCGAGTCAGTTTGGTGACAGAAGCGAATCGGAAAGTTTTTTTGCTGATTTTTTTGATTTCTTTATTTGTTGAGGCCCGGTTTGAGCCTCAGTCGGCCACGTCAGAGCATTTCTCAGGTGCTCTGGCCCACTTTAGCGTTCTGTTCCATCAAAAGAGGCAGGCCTCTTTGGTGGGGGGGATTGAACGATGTGAACGAGCGCACCCTCGTCGCAGGCGACGATGCTCACGCAAAGGCGCGGAGACGCAAAGAGGAATGCTCGTACCTCGAACTTTGCGTCTTGGCGATTTGGCGTGTGGCAAATGGGTCTCTGGCAATCAGTCTGGCGATCGTTTGGTGAGGTTTGGTTGGTGTGGACTGCTTACCCCATTGGGGTGTGCGCATTGGGTAGACTGAAGGGTCCCTATTGCGGAAGCCGCTCACTGACAGCTGAGCTGACCCGGTTTTGCTTTCCTGCACAAACTTGCCTGGATAGTCGAGTGATTTATGACGAATTCTGAGAACCCTGTTTTTTTGTCACCTGGTGATGATCCTGAGATGGCGGCGGCCGGTAAGCGGGCGCGGCAGTCGTTTAAGTACTTTTGGCGAGAAATGGCTTGGGAGCGACGCCGGATTATTCCGGGGTTGGAGATGGCCGGGGTGAAGGTTTCGCTGTTTGATCCGCCGGACGTTCGTGCGGCCAACCCGGGTGGGTTGGAGGTGGAACACATGTGGTTGCTGGAGGTGGACTTCGACGGCCGACAGGTGGAGGGAACGCTGATCAACACGCCGCATTCCTTGAAGACCTATCAGGAAGGGCAGCGGGTGAAGATTCCGGGCAAGCAGCTCTGCGATTGGATGTATGTGTGCACGGGGGAAGTTTGTGGCGGGTTCACGGTCGATCTGATGCGGAGCCGGATGGGGGCTTCGGAGCGGAAGCAGCACGACCGTGCTTGGGGGCACGACTTCGGTGACGTGGGCATCGTGCAATTGGTGCCGCCCAGTTACATCGGGGACGATCAGGCCAAGAAGAAGGGGTGGCTATCGCGATTTTCTAAACGCCCGCAGGGCAAGCAGGACTTTGCGAAGGTGGCGGCGACGGAGCATCCGATGTCGGTGAACATGCGGGATTCGTTTCAGGAGACGCTTCAAGAGAATCCCGAACTGCTGGAGCAAACCGATGACAGCGGGTTCACCTTCTTGCATCAGTTGGCGTTGGCAGGGTCGCTCGATGGAGTGGATGTGTGTTTGAACAATGGTGCGAATGCGGAGCAACCTGCGGCTAACGGCATGACGCCGTTTGATTTGGCGAAGTGTTTGGCATGGAAACGCGTGATGGCCCGATTGCAGAAAGCTTAAAGACGTTGGCTGGGGCAACGAGATGGTCGGGGCGGGCAGCCTACGGCAGTGTTGGTTTGATGTGGAGATCGATGAAGCAGCGTTGTGACGTTTACTTGTCTGAAGCCTCTGATGGGGATGATTTCGAATGGCTTATCAAACCAAGGGCACTCAACCGGTCGGTGGGGGAGTCGACGCGGGGCCAATGCGGCGGATTGGTAGGATACTTGCGATAGGCGGTTTTCTTTCGCTAACGCTATTGTCGTTTCCAAGTATGACGCCGTGGATGATTGCGGCGTGGTTGCTGGTTTACTCCGTGTTGGTGATGAAAGGGCGACCGGCGTGGGTACCGCTGGCGTTGTGTCTTGTCGTTTTAGTTGTTCGGTTGGTGCCAAGAACGCCAGCGATGCTAACGCTGGGGGCCGTGTTGTTGTATTTGATCGCGGTTCGCTTTCATTGGCGATACATGCCGGCTCGACTTCTCAGTTGGAGGCCATTGATGTTGGTTGTTCCATGGTTGGTATGGGGAGCGGTGTTTTGGGAACACGAGGCGATTGAAGATTGTGGTCGTCCGACCTTTCAAGGCTGGAAGGATACAAGCGTGATTGTTTGCATCGGAGACAGTCTTACCGACGGGATGCTGCCGGATCGGGGATATCCCGATGCACTGAGTCAGATGCTGCCCAATCCGGTGATCAACGAGGGCGTGTCGGGGATCGCGACGCGGCAGGCTTTAGACATGATGCCGCGAGTGATGAAACATGGGCCAGCGATCGTGGTGATCGAAGTGGGCGGGCATGATTTCTTGAAAGGGTACAGTCGGGCTTCGACCAAAGCGAACTTGGTTCGCATGATCGACCTTTCTCGGGAAGGCGGCGCCGAGGTGATCCTGATGGAGATTCCTCGCGGGTTCATGATTGATCCGTTTGCGAGTCTGGAACGCGAGATCGCGTATGAAAAGGACGTTCAGTTGGTGGACGACACCTGGTTGCGACAGATCGTGTTGATGAGTCCGATCGCACCGCCGGGGATGTGGATGCCGGAATCTTCTCGATTGAGCGATGACGGGATCCACAGCAACCCGAAGGGAAGCCGCGAGATCGCCGAGCGGGTTGCCGAAGCGGTTGGCCAGCTAGTTGCAGCAAGTGCTGGTACGGATGCGGCTGGGACGGGCCGCTAGGGATATTGCCGTCAGGAATGTCGCCGGTCGCAGCGGGAGGCTCGTTGAGCACAGGGCGAGTCAGTCAGCCAAATTGCCAGCTTTGGTCTCGCCGATGTCGGGTGGGGAAGTATGCTATCGGGTTCGATGTCAGCCAGCGGGTTTGAACGACTGCGGGCCAGTCGTGGCTCTGCTGCTTATCGGTTGTTATCTTGGTTCGTTTGTCTGGTTTTCGTAGTATTTCGGTTGGTGACGCATGCTGATTTTTTGTCGCATTCTCGTGTTGCTCACGATCGCTACGACCAGCCTTTCGATTGCGGTGGGGCAAGAGGTCGTCTATTCCCAGGGGCAAATCGTCTATCCCACTGGGAATCCGGTGGATGCCCCCGGTCAGGTGGTGTATCCGCCGGCGGTTGTGTACCCAGAGTCCTCACCGAACCCAGGGTACTCATCGAGCTCAGGGTATTCATCGAGCTCAGGGTACTCATCAAGCCCCGTGTATTCCGGGACGCCGGTATACTCGTCCGGAACTGCAGCGTATTCGTCGGGCACTGCTGGGTATTCGTCGGGGGCGATTGTTTCGTCGCCCTATGGGAACGCTGTGCCTTCGGCGATGTCCGGCGGGGTTCGTGCGAACGATCAGATTTGGTTGGCGAGCAGCCGTCGCTTGTGTTCCACCGGCAGCGACGTGAACTCGCTGGATGTGAAGCAGTACGTCGGTGGGCAGTGGTTTCAGTCGACCACACGAAGTTTGACGGATCCTTCGCCCGATGGGATTCCGCGGCGTGTGGTGATCTTGGTCCATGGGAACAGCTGGTCGTACAGCACGGCTGTTCGGCGTGGGCTGCAGGCTTATCAACGCGTGGTCTTGCCGTGGGCTGATG
The window above is part of the Neorhodopirellula lusitana genome. Proteins encoded here:
- a CDS encoding BPSS1187 family protein, whose product is MKFSCLRSITIAFLTVMFPVGLVTANDLAPLSKPPATDESKVSAPVRVLAVGNSFTGNATRFLEPLAKASGHDLSVQRLIIGGSPLELHAAKAKAFAADPNNPKGRYSNGKSLQEALQSEDFDFVTIQQVSIKSHDIRTYRPYASELADVIRRYSPGSQLLVHQTWAYRSDDPRFHGSGKRSGKSLPTSEPADQAAMYHGLTDAYRTITKELGAKRIPVGDAFFFADTDKQFGFRGEKNVDPQAFTAPALPASKYSLHAGWHWSGANGDRQLRMDGHHANQAGEYLGACVWYECLLGESVVGNSFHPAGMDAEYARFLQLTAHRAVSEADDAPKAIDSTDNARVSGDPNPQRYRLTARASELDDRVKSHPEIGFLIEKAGKPEDVQHASVDTTVPLQGKLVIWLMAHNSALFERLNGYGLHAIQVSYAKQWFGKLCQPKPRDAYARGNVRLEAATGLDFSDELDLTVPDGAAERTRQMILWLSKENPQGEWSQFLSDDGKRVRWDKVIVAGSSHGSTTAARFAKHQRVDRVVMLCGPRDQDQDWQALRPATPANRFFGFSHVLDGGWTGDHYCRSWEMLGLHQYGPIVSVDDTEPPYENSRRLISSADVGGNPGKAHSAVTPGKASPKNEQGEFLYEPVWRYLFNHPVDQVGEATTEDEGCLREHVTY
- a CDS encoding GDSL-type esterase/lipase family protein, whose product is MAYQTKGTQPVGGGVDAGPMRRIGRILAIGGFLSLTLLSFPSMTPWMIAAWLLVYSVLVMKGRPAWVPLALCLVVLVVRLVPRTPAMLTLGAVLLYLIAVRFHWRYMPARLLSWRPLMLVVPWLVWGAVFWEHEAIEDCGRPTFQGWKDTSVIVCIGDSLTDGMLPDRGYPDALSQMLPNPVINEGVSGIATRQALDMMPRVMKHGPAIVVIEVGGHDFLKGYSRASTKANLVRMIDLSREGGAEVILMEIPRGFMIDPFASLEREIAYEKDVQLVDDTWLRQIVLMSPIAPPGMWMPESSRLSDDGIHSNPKGSREIAERVAEAVGQLVAASAGTDAAGTGR
- a CDS encoding GNAT family N-acetyltransferase, with the protein product MSATVFHLEMLDRDSFEPVAMPAGWTMSVVHPAQPSLNLRFYRDVGGHWNWTDRLAWSDELWRDYVNREALRTWVGRLDGEAVGYFELEAQESGNVEIAIFGLLPNFIGRGLGAVLLSAAIEAAWAIPGTRRVWVHTCTDDHEHALANYQKRGFRLFQTDASPPK
- a CDS encoding PEP-CTERM sorting domain-containing protein, with amino-acid sequence MFRPLLASLFMIAGSLSAVAAPVYSLMDFDALGSTYGQADTSVVSPAVKTLNYGINENSDGVGGTSASTHGFDFSGAGTGNQAKIFYNLPTGTFQAGNAVSNNASDYLVSFDIRADGLAGTDVDANFKVKLNGAEFSSIVTYTNTYNTITLNLGDDMTASGSSFEATDFTDGSQTIEFQISSASRDDKFDADSGNAMYLDNFQINAVDAVAVPEPASFALLGVGSLCLIARRRRRNRG
- a CDS encoding alpha/beta hydrolase, with product MLIFCRILVLLTIATTSLSIAVGQEVVYSQGQIVYPTGNPVDAPGQVVYPPAVVYPESSPNPGYSSSSGYSSSSGYSSSPVYSGTPVYSSGTAAYSSGTAGYSSGAIVSSPYGNAVPSAMSGGVRANDQIWLASSRRLCSTGSDVNSLDVKQYVGGQWFQSTTRSLTDPSPDGIPRRVVILVHGNSWSYSTAVRRGLQAYQRVVLPWADAGPIRLVIWTWPSDKIAGPVRNVVAKAPVADQHAFHLARFLQQLKTHRQVAIIGYSYGSRVTLGALHLLGSGSIQGRRLENTMEPVPPINVTLIAPAIRNDALRTSRAQAFGQINHLFVMYNSRDRYLSMYKLLRFDGKRQALGFTGVSGVRCLPNYVERIDQFDAAQAVGREHDFLEYITSPNVEQRLRRNLFYRDLL
- a CDS encoding DUF2314 domain-containing protein, producing MTNSENPVFLSPGDDPEMAAAGKRARQSFKYFWREMAWERRRIIPGLEMAGVKVSLFDPPDVRAANPGGLEVEHMWLLEVDFDGRQVEGTLINTPHSLKTYQEGQRVKIPGKQLCDWMYVCTGEVCGGFTVDLMRSRMGASERKQHDRAWGHDFGDVGIVQLVPPSYIGDDQAKKKGWLSRFSKRPQGKQDFAKVAATEHPMSVNMRDSFQETLQENPELLEQTDDSGFTFLHQLALAGSLDGVDVCLNNGANAEQPAANGMTPFDLAKCLAWKRVMARLQKA